TTAACCTATATCGCTCATACGCCACCCAATATGCAGATAGAAAAAGCAATGGCCGCGTTAATGGTTGCCGATACGCTAAAATATGACAAATTGGGGCATCATAATCCTTCATTACAACCGCTTATTGAAAAAGCGATTTCTGAATTGACAGAAAATCAGCGTCAGATTTATCAAATCCTTCAAGCACGGGTGATAGAAGACCGTCTATATCGACAAAAGAATGCAATTCCTGACGAGGTGGCTAAATTGGCAGAAAAAGTACTGCCTGTCACTTATGCAATAGCGGATAACAATGAAACTTATGTCGAATGGAAATCAATGATGAATGATAGGGAATATCCAGGGATTGTTCTTGTTGATTCACCAAATAAAATACAGAATTGGACGGAAATGCATTACCCATCTATTGGACAATATATTCCTATTGCAGAAACTATTTTATCCGTTGATGTTGATCCGCAAGGACGCGTTTTAGGTCTCTGGGTACAAAAAAGTAGTGGATACAATGTGTTTGATACGAAAGCATTAAGTGATGCTCGTGGCTGGCGTTTTATGCCAACAAAAGAGGGGTATCATCAACGTGTTACCGTTCGTTTTCAAAGCACACGTCTTGGTTGGAATGACTACACCATTAAACAACAACCTACATTAATCACATTGGCAAAAGCTTATGCAAGGCAAAACATTAAAGGTATTTCGAGTGCTGAAAATGCGTTCGTAGCTTTACAAAAGCAAGCACCAGAAAAAGAGTCGAGTAAATCGTCATCGCATTCTACTTATGATCCCTATTCTTCTATTTATTCAAAACGCGCACAACAGCAAGAAGAACGGGCAGTATTACAAAATATTTTAAAAGAGATCCAGACATTACCGAATGGAAAAAATAACCACGAAAGTTGGGATAATAGTCTACGTTTCTTAAACGAAAAATTGGCACTTCATCAAGATAATGAAGATGTTGTAAGAATGGTAGCCCGCTTTGAATTGCAATATTACAATGTGGGAACAAATAATTTATCTCAATCTCCTGATATTTACCCACAAAATAAAGAGTATTGGCAAAACTTGTTATCACAAGCACGTCGCCATTTTGAGCAAGCTATTGCACTAAATCCAAATCGTGAAGATGTTTGGTTAGGTTGGGGGATAACGTGGCTAGATGAAGATCCTGAAATTGCAGCGGGCGCATTTGCGAAAGCAGCACAGCAAAAGTCACAAGAAAGCATTAGTTCTGTCGTGCAAATGCTGGAAATGAGGATGGTGATAAATACTCTTGAAGGTGCTCGTTTAGAACGTTACCAAACTTTGAGAGCAAGGATGGATATTCACTATTTACCTGAAGGTGTTGAAGTTAAGCCTTCAGATGATTATCTCAGTGATGACTTAACGCAGATTCAATTGGCTCAACGTGCGATACCGGCATCAGATCCGAATAGCAAAGTGGTTCGCTTACCTTTAAATACAGACAAAACTGAGCACTCAAACCGTACCTTTAGTGTCGATTTTGCATCAGCAAATATCAAAGGTAGTACTCAGCTATTACCGAAAGTAAATGCTCCAATTACTGCACCTAAAATGGGCGATATGATCCTACAGCTTGATGTTGATCCTCAGGGGGTTCCGACTGTGGTTATGCTAAAAACCAATAGTGGTGATATGAATATTGATAATGCAGTAATTGATGTTGCTTATCAGTGGCGATTTAATGGCTCACCTTCTCGAACAGGTAATGTATTTTTGATATCCGTTCAATTTAGTCAATAATCTTATTTTGTTTAAAAAATGTTATAAAAAAACGTCTTTTTTGTTGATGTTGAGGCGTTTTTTTTATCTTTCTTTATTCTCTAACTTATTGAAAGAAATAAAATTGTTATCTTGATCACAAAAAAAACGTTTTTTGAAAACAGCAAAACCACTTAACTAAGAAAACAGACCGCTTAATTCGGTATACAACCGCTAAGCGATTTAGTCACACCATTCTTGAGTCAAAATTCTTATTATGTAGCTGCGGGCAGTTATCTTTCAGATTCGCTCAAATCATTCTTTGCTGTCCCGCATTACTCTTTGGCTGTTCGGTCTTGCCTGAAAAAAAGGTGTCTCATGAACAAAAATGCATTTTTAAAGCACGTACCTTGGGTGATCCTCGGGATTATCGGTGCTTTTTGTCTTTCAGTGGTTGCACTTCGCCGTGGTGAACATGTTAGTGCGCTATGGATAGTTGTTGCTTCTGTTGCCGTCTACTTAGTTGCTTATCGTTATTACAGTCTGTATATCGCTCAAAAAGTGATGAAACTTGACCCAACGAGAGCGACACCTTCTGTTATTAACAATGATGGTTTGAACTATGTTCCGACCAACCGTTATGTCTTATTTGGTCACCACTTTGCGGCTATCGCTGGTGCAGGTCCTTTAGTTGGTCCTGTTCTTGCTGCTCAAATGGGGTACTTACCCGGTACACTTTGGCTATTAGCTGGGGTAGTGTTGGCGGGTGCAGTACAAGACTTTATGGTGTTATTTATTTCCACACGCCGTAATGGTAACTCACTTGGTGAGATGATAAAGAAAGAGATGGGGCCAATTCCGGGTACTATCGCTTTATTCGGCTGTTTCCTTATCATGATCATCATCCTTGCTGTGCTTGCACTTATTGTTGTTAAAGCATTAGCTGAAAGCCCATGGGGTGTGTTCACTGTTTGTTCAACAGTACCAATTGCCCTATTTATGGGTATTTACATGCGCTATATTCGCCCAGGCCGTGTGGGTGAAGTGTCAGTTATTGGTATTGTTTTACTGATTGCAGCGATTTGGTTTGGTGGTGTTATTGCTCACGACCCATTCTGGGGCCCAGCGTTAACCTTTAAAGACACAACAATTACTTTCGGTCTTATTGGTTATGCTTTTGTGTCTGCATTATTACCAGTATGGTTAATTCTTGCACCACGTGACTATTTAGCAACTTTCCTGAAAATTGGTGTTATCGTTGGTTTAGCTGTGGGTATTGTGATTTTAAACCCTGAACTGAAAATGCCAGCAGTTACTCAATACATCGATGGTACTGGACCATTATGGAAAGGGGCTTTATTCCCATTCTTATTTATCACTATCGCTTGTGGTGCCGTTTCTGGTTTCCATGCTCTAATTGCTTCAGGTACAACACCTAAGCTTATTGCAAATGAAATGGATGCTCGTTTTATTGGTTATGGTGCAATGTTAATGGAATCATTCGTTGCGATCATGGCATTAGTCGCTGCATCTATCATTGAACCAGGTCTGTATTTTGCAATGAATACCCCACCATCAGGTTTAGGTATTACGATGCCGAATCTACATGAATTAGGTGGTGAAAATACAGCTGTTATCATGGGGCAGTTAAAAGAAGTTACCGTACATGCAGCTGCAACAGTCAGTTCATGGGGCTTTGTTATCACTCCAGAAGAAATCTTACAAACAGCGAAAGATATTGGTGAACCTTCTGTATTAAACCGTGCTGGTGGTGCGCCTACTTTAGCGGTTGGTATCGCGATGGTATTCCATAAAATCATTCCTGCTGCGGATATGGGTTTCTGGTATCACTTTGGGATCTTGTTTGAAGCGCTCTTTATTTTAACCGCGTTAGATGCAGGTACACGTTCTGGTCGCTTCATGCTTCAAGACTTATTAGGTAACTTTATTCCTTACTTGAAGAAAACAAATTCGTTCATTCCAGGTGTTATTGGTACAGCGGGTTGTGTAGGCTTATGGGGATATTTGTTATACCAAGGTGTTGTTGACCCATTAGGCGGTGTTAAGAGCTTATGGCCATTATTTGGTATCTCAAACCAAATGTTAGCAGCTGTTGCACTAGTATTAGGTACGGTTATCTTAATTAAGATGAAACGCACTAAATATATTTGGGTAACTGTGGTTCCTGCGGTATGGCTATTAATTTGTACAACATGGGCATTAGGTCTGAAACTTCTCAGCGATGACCCACAAATGGAAGGTTTCTTCTACTTAGCAAATGAATACAAAGCGAAGATCTTAGCGGGTGGTGCTGACTTAACTGCGGCAGAGATTACTAATATGAATCATATTGTAATCAATAACTACACCAATGCGGGCTTAAGTATTCTGTTCTTAGTGGTTGTTTACAGCATCATTTTCTACGGTTTCCGTACGGCAATGAAAGCGCGTAAAAACCCAGAAGAAACAGCACAAGAAACCCCGTATGTGCCTATGCCAAAAGACGTTAAAGTGTCCTCTGGTCACTAATCTTAAGTAAATAGTTTAACCCCGTACTGGTTTAGCTGGTACGGGGTTTAGGAGAAACTTATGTTTGGCAATTTAGGACAAGCTGGAAAATATCTAGGGCAAGCTGCCCGTATGCTGATAGGTATTCCTGATTATGATAACTATGTACAGCATATGAAAGATAACCATCCTGATAAGCCAGTTATGACCTATAACGAGTTTTTCCGTGAACGTCAGGAAGCCCGTTATGGTGGTGGTGATGGTAAAGGCGGTTTTCGCTGTTGCTAATAATCTGTAAAGGAGACACATAATGGAACCTATTGCAGTGACGATATTGACTGGTTTTTTAGGATCAGGAAAAACAACGCTTTTGCGCCATATGCTTAATGAAGAGCATGGTTATAAAATCGCTGTTATTGAAAATGAATTTGGTGAAGTGCCTATTGATGACGAAATTATTGGTGATAGAGCCACTCAAATTAAAACACTTACCAATGGTTGTATTTGTTGTAGTAAATCGAATGAATTAGAAGACACATTATTAGACTTATGTGACAGCCTTGATCGTGGTGAAATTGAATTTGATAGGCTAGTTATTGAATGTACAGGTATGGCTGATCCCGGCCCTATTAGCCAAACATTTTTTTCTCATGAGGTGATCTGTCAACGCTATTTGTTAGATGGGATTATTACTCTTGTTGATAATATTCATGCTCAACAACAACTGGATCAATTTACTATTGCACAATCTCAAATTGGTTATGCTGATCGCATCTTATTAACAAAAACTGATGTTGCACCAGCATCACCCGAATTAATGGCTCGATTAAGACGCATTAATGCAAGAGCGCCCGTTAATACCGTTATTCATGGACAAATCGATTTAGGTTTATTGTTTAATGTAAAAGGTTTTATGTTGAATGATAACCTTGAAGTAAAACAGCCTCTTTTCCGCTTTCAACCAGAAAAACAAGATGATATCCATTCTATTGTACTGAAATTTGATTATCCCGTTGAGCTACAAAAAGTTTCTGATGTAATGGAAAAATTATTATTAAGCTTTGCTGATAATCTTTTACGTTATAAGGGAATATTAAATATTAAAGATCAACCTAATCGCTTGTTATTTCAAGGTGTACAACGCCTTTATAGTGCTGATTGGGATAGAGCATGGCATGAAGGTGAAGTTCGAGAAAGCACATTGGTCTTT
This portion of the Proteus vulgaris genome encodes:
- a CDS encoding energy transducer TonB family protein; the protein is MNKTIKPILIIVGITTLLFPFWLPALLVSIISTIDSVSIKILPSSVRFDERNFLLGLWLGSVIMTIVMLLQSWRAKNIFYFLGGVVVVLTTFSLSFSIIPHSELEDRRRFVLQNIEQSQWSDFRYSVINAEDNIIKTIVVNQPKTLGYLKELEKKRIELPGLVYLTDDVTSAMQAKEAYLTHAKGTPEQKEAIKTLSFYGDWLLNQPEIITAQALSSLLTSSNEKLAQSGINAITTAPLVPEAWQTLALTYIAHTPPNMQIEKAMAALMVADTLKYDKLGHHNPSLQPLIEKAISELTENQRQIYQILQARVIEDRLYRQKNAIPDEVAKLAEKVLPVTYAIADNNETYVEWKSMMNDREYPGIVLVDSPNKIQNWTEMHYPSIGQYIPIAETILSVDVDPQGRVLGLWVQKSSGYNVFDTKALSDARGWRFMPTKEGYHQRVTVRFQSTRLGWNDYTIKQQPTLITLAKAYARQNIKGISSAENAFVALQKQAPEKESSKSSSHSTYDPYSSIYSKRAQQQEERAVLQNILKEIQTLPNGKNNHESWDNSLRFLNEKLALHQDNEDVVRMVARFELQYYNVGTNNLSQSPDIYPQNKEYWQNLLSQARRHFEQAIALNPNREDVWLGWGITWLDEDPEIAAGAFAKAAQQKSQESISSVVQMLEMRMVINTLEGARLERYQTLRARMDIHYLPEGVEVKPSDDYLSDDLTQIQLAQRAIPASDPNSKVVRLPLNTDKTEHSNRTFSVDFASANIKGSTQLLPKVNAPITAPKMGDMILQLDVDPQGVPTVVMLKTNSGDMNIDNAVIDVAYQWRFNGSPSRTGNVFLISVQFSQ
- a CDS encoding carbon starvation CstA family protein, translating into MNKNAFLKHVPWVILGIIGAFCLSVVALRRGEHVSALWIVVASVAVYLVAYRYYSLYIAQKVMKLDPTRATPSVINNDGLNYVPTNRYVLFGHHFAAIAGAGPLVGPVLAAQMGYLPGTLWLLAGVVLAGAVQDFMVLFISTRRNGNSLGEMIKKEMGPIPGTIALFGCFLIMIIILAVLALIVVKALAESPWGVFTVCSTVPIALFMGIYMRYIRPGRVGEVSVIGIVLLIAAIWFGGVIAHDPFWGPALTFKDTTITFGLIGYAFVSALLPVWLILAPRDYLATFLKIGVIVGLAVGIVILNPELKMPAVTQYIDGTGPLWKGALFPFLFITIACGAVSGFHALIASGTTPKLIANEMDARFIGYGAMLMESFVAIMALVAASIIEPGLYFAMNTPPSGLGITMPNLHELGGENTAVIMGQLKEVTVHAAATVSSWGFVITPEEILQTAKDIGEPSVLNRAGGAPTLAVGIAMVFHKIIPAADMGFWYHFGILFEALFILTALDAGTRSGRFMLQDLLGNFIPYLKKTNSFIPGVIGTAGCVGLWGYLLYQGVVDPLGGVKSLWPLFGISNQMLAAVALVLGTVILIKMKRTKYIWVTVVPAVWLLICTTWALGLKLLSDDPQMEGFFYLANEYKAKILAGGADLTAAEITNMNHIVINNYTNAGLSILFLVVVYSIIFYGFRTAMKARKNPEETAQETPYVPMPKDVKVSSGH
- a CDS encoding YbdD/YjiX family protein, whose amino-acid sequence is MFGNLGQAGKYLGQAARMLIGIPDYDNYVQHMKDNHPDKPVMTYNEFFRERQEARYGGGDGKGGFRCC
- the yjiA gene encoding GTPase; protein product: MEPIAVTILTGFLGSGKTTLLRHMLNEEHGYKIAVIENEFGEVPIDDEIIGDRATQIKTLTNGCICCSKSNELEDTLLDLCDSLDRGEIEFDRLVIECTGMADPGPISQTFFSHEVICQRYLLDGIITLVDNIHAQQQLDQFTIAQSQIGYADRILLTKTDVAPASPELMARLRRINARAPVNTVIHGQIDLGLLFNVKGFMLNDNLEVKQPLFRFQPEKQDDIHSIVLKFDYPVELQKVSDVMEKLLLSFADNLLRYKGILNIKDQPNRLLFQGVQRLYSADWDRAWHEGEVRESTLVFIGIQLPEDEIRASFDALMPSTQENAH